One part of the Lotus japonicus ecotype B-129 chromosome 2, LjGifu_v1.2 genome encodes these proteins:
- the LOC130739140 gene encoding uncharacterized protein LOC130739140 produces MIIMNRIQVSSPLLMKPFSFRASKPLPPFKCRCTTSSDEEKNVSGNNNLNDALSGIVGSQVEELLSRKENRVLFDGLEKASQRVEIAKSQLAMIEQQELAVKQFKDYIDQLENKASEIAECQREISEAKALVEEAERTLSLNAGGPKDGSAFMGMGSEEIDRDQERLESVKAASISALVGTIAALPICYAQVTDPTQLLLTLAINFISCALFGVTFRYTTRRDLDDVQLKTGVAAAFGVVKGLGTLSGGPLLELNFESFLSHSQDGTIYVSENVFIFVCAAVGLDYCLKTGLLSPFPIDRSV; encoded by the exons ATGATTATCATGAATCGCATTCAGGTTTCATCTCCTCTGTTGATGAAACCTTTCAGTTTCAGAGCATCAAAACCACTCCCACCATTCAAATGCCGCTGCACCACGAGCTCCGACGAGGAGAAGAACGTGAGCGGCAACAACAATCTCAACGACGCGCTGTCTGGGATAGTGGGCTCGCAAGTTGAAGAGCTCTTGAGCAGAAAGGAGAACAGGGTTTTGTTCGATGGGTTAGAGAAAGCTTCGCAGAGGGTTGAAATCGCTAAGTCGCAACTTGCAATGATTGAACAACAAGAACTTGCTGTCAAGCAGTTCAAGGATTATATTGACCAGCTTGAAAACAAAGCTTCTGAG ATTGCAGAATGTCAAAGAGAAATATCAGAAGCAAAAGCCTTGGTTGAGGAAGCAGAACGCACCCTGTCGCTAAATGCGGGAGGCCCCAAAGATGGGAGTGCATTCATGGGGATGGGAAGTGAAGAAATTGATCGGGATCAAGAGAGATTGGAGTCAGTCAAAGCAGCATCTATTTCTGCCCTTGTTGGTACCATTGCAGCGCTCCCCATATGCTACGCTCAAGTCACCGACCCAACTCAGCTGCTTCTGACTTTGGCAATCAACTTCATAAGCTGTGCATTGTTTGGAGTGACTTTTCGATACACTACAAGGAGAGACTTGGATGATGTTCAGCTTAAGACAGGGGTAGCAGCAGCTTTTGGCGTTGTTAAAG GTTTGGGAACCTTAAGTGGTGGACCACTTCTTGAACTGAACTTTGAAAGCTTCTTGTCACATTCCCAGGATGGCACAATTTATGTGTCTGAGaatgttttcatttttgtttgtgCTGCTGTTGGTCTCGATTACTGTTTAAAGACAGGACTTTTGAGCCCTTTTCCGATTGATAGATCAGTTTAG